Genomic window (Phalacrocorax carbo chromosome 11, bPhaCar2.1, whole genome shotgun sequence):
AGACACCTCTACTataattttagaggaaaaaaagaaaataattctcatgGTGTTGGGAGCAAATATAACCTTCTTAcatgtattttgattttaaaataagcagtgGCACATGATCCGATTAGCTTCTTGCTGGATCTAGTGGCAATGAAATGGCAGAGGCACCTTAGTGCTCGTACTGGTGTCTGAAATAACAGTTACTGAAATCCTGCCCTGGCTCAGAGTGTCTCAGTCACCAGCCTCCCCTGCATCCCAGCACTGGGCAGTGCTGCCAGGAGGGAGCTCcaggcagggggctgcagggctgtgcttgTGGGTGGGTGCACGGGGACCCTGTGGGCATCGCTAGTGCTTTTACAGGTGGTGTGGGGGGAGAGGTGGTCTCAGGCACATCTCACCAGGCGGGAGGGAGGAGACCCTCGTCACTGGGGATTCTGCCTTTGGGAATGTGCCGTGGTCCTGTGTGCGTGCCTGCAGCGTGGCTGTGCACAAGCTGCCCACCCAGGCATCACAGCGTGCAGCTGCGAAAGGCCACGCTGTTTCCCTGTGTGCCCCTGGAGTTTTCCATGGAAGGATATACGAGACAAACCAGCACTGATCAGAGGTAAACTTCCTTTCCTCTGGGATTATTCCCTGCCCTTGAAGTTGGGAACTGAATTAAGCCCATTTGAGTCAGCCTGGCACAGGACCTCTGCCCAGCGTAGCCTTTCCCCAGGATGCCACCTCCCCGTCCCCATGCCTCAGTGCCAGCGCCCACCCTGGGCACAGGGCGGGTACCTCCCAGTGAGGCTTCTCCCACCCACTCAGAACAGACACTGGGGTCTCCCGCACTAGCTGAACTCGGGACATCCCTCAAGCTTGTCTGGAGAAGGCACTGCTCCGTCACCATCACCACCAGCAGCGCCTGTGGCTGCAGTCTCTAACATGACATATATGGAGACCAGGACAGGTAATGAGGGCAAAGCAGTTCTCTTTATAATCCTAACAAGCGTCCTCAGAAATCATTAGCATAAAGCCTACCACTACCTTTAGATGAGGTTTATACAGATTTTAGGTCATTTATACAGCTAATTTATGCCATCCTAAAGCAGGAGGAGCATAGGActacaaccctggacttcaggagaaatagctttggcctcttcaaagacctgcttggaggaatcccatgggtaagggctctagaaggtagggggtccaagagagctggtcaatagTCAAGTAcaacttcctccaagctcaagatcggcGCAtccccaggagacctgcatggatcaacaaagagcttctagaaaaaactcaaatggaagaaggaggttcacagtatgtggaaaaagggactggccacttgggaggaatgtAGGAATGCTGTtggggtgtgcagagatgcagcgaggaaggccaaggctcGCTTGGAACTCAgtctggcaaggcatgtcaaggGTagcaagaagggcttcttcaaatacatcagcagtaaaaggacgACTGAGGAAACTGTGGGCACGCTGCTGaacgaggtgggtgccctggtgatgcaggatgcagagaaggcagagttactgcaTGCcgtctttgcttcagtcttcactgctaaggctggccctcaggcatcgcagcccccagaggtgagagaggaaatctggagaaaggaaaccTTCCCCTTAGTTGAGGAGGATTAGATTAGAGATGATTTAGGCAAACTGggtcctcacaaatccatgggccccgatgggacgcacccacgagtgctgagggagctggcagatgctgttgctaagccactctccatcacctttgaaaggtcatggaggacgggaaaggactggagggtagccaatgtcactccagtgTTCAGGtagggcaaggaggaggactCAGGAAACTATAGggcagtcagcctcacctccatccccagaatGGTGATAATTCTGGAGATCGTGTCCAGGCATGTaggggaaaagaaggttatcagaagtagtcaacatggattcaccaagggaaggtCATGCttgacagccttctatgatggcgtgactgtctgggtagatgaagggagagcaggggatgatgtttacctcgacttcagcaaggcttttgacactgtctcccctAACACCCTCacaggtaagcttaggaagtgtgggttggatgagggggcagtgaggtggattaagaactggctgaagggcggagctcagagggtcgtgatgAGTGGCACAGAGTCTGGTTGGGGGCCCGTAACTAGcgatgttccccaggggtctgtgctggggccagtcctgttcaacacagtcatcaatgacctgggcaaagggacagagcgtcccctcagcaaggTCGCTGATgccaccaagctgggaggagcggctgatacaccagcaggccgtgctgccatccagcgagagctgggcaggcgggagagctgggcccaggggaacctcatgggattcaacaagagccagtgccaggtcctgcccctggggaggaacaaccccccgcaccagcacaggctgggggggacctgctggggagcggctctgctgagaagggcctggcagtgctggggggcagcgaggtgaccctgagccagcaccgggcccttggggccaagaaagccaacggtgtcctggggtgcattcaaaggagtgtggccggcagggcgagggaggttatcctccccctctgctctgccctagtgaggccacatctggagtgctgtgtccagttctgggttccccagtttagaaggacatggaactgctcgagcaagtccagcggagagctaccaaggtgatcaggggactggagcatctgccttatgaggaaaggctgagagccCTGGGTTTGTtcggcctggagaagagaagtctgaagggggatctcatcaattcttgtaaatatctgaagggtgggtgtcaaggggatggggccagactcctttcagtggtgcccaatgacaggccaaggggcaacgagcacaagctggaacagaggaagttccgcttaaacatgagaagaaaccccttccctgtgcgggtgccagagcaggggcacaggctgcccagagaggctgtggagtctcctttgctggaaatattcaaaacccctaccattctgtagTTCTTTGATTTCCTGCTGCCCATGATCCATCTCAGCCATGGTcacaagaaaacatttgtcTGAGAGGGTTGTGGGTACAATGCTTTGTGTGTTCACAGCCCTCATGGGATCCTTCTACAGAGACAATGCTGGATGCTGGTGCCCCATGTACCCAGTGCCTGCTGGGCTCCCCTTTCCCATGGCACTGTGCGGCAGCTGTGGGCATGCTGGTGGCATGCTGGCCCAGGGCATGTGTGAGCCGTGCCCCAGTTCGTCCACACCAGCCTCTGCACTTGGGATCTGGGGACTTACCCCATCTCAGCAGTGCCGGTGCATTCAGGAATGCAGTCATGAGTaattaaaaaggctttttatttccttattaccacatttcctctgcctcctctcaaCTTTTGCCTTCCAAGAGCAGAAATTAgttaatttagaaatatttattaaaatgcaacAATTTCTGAAAGACATGTAGACTGCTACGGTCTCTCTTCAGTGAACCAGTCTATCCCCCAGCACAGCGTATCCTCCTTGTGGGTTAGGTAAGCCTCGTGGTTTCCTTTATCCACTTCACGTAGTCAGACACCTTGGTGTAGATGCCATATTTACCTGGCTTGGCACATTCCTCGCCCCAGCTGGTGATCCCTGTGAGAAACCAGGTGCCCTCAATCTCAGTGGTGTAGGGACCTCCACTGTCCCCCCCACAGGTGTCACCGCCCCCAGTCGACAAGCCCGCGCAGAACATGTTCTTCAGGATGGTGGTGGAGGTGCTTGTGAGGCAGGTTGGCCGGTCAACAAAGGGCACCTTGAGGACCTGGAGGATGGTGGCAGGCCGGCCACGGAACAGCATGCTGCCCCAGCCGCTCACTGTGCCTATCCCGTGCTTCAGCAGGGTGTTGGTGAAGTTCCGGCTGCCGATGCAGATGGGGGTGACGTAGCTGTTGAAGCTGAATGGCTGGTCCAGCTCCAGGAGAGCAATGTCGTTGTGGTGCTTATTGATCATGGCATTGTACGTGGGGTGCGGAAGAATCTTCACCACTTTACGCCGCTGCTCCATGCCATCTTCCTCATTGGTGTTGTATTCACCTGCAGAGACAAGCATGGCTTGGGCTCCATGGCTGGACCAGCGACCGTGCCCTGACAATGCCGTCCCGATGCAATACCGGCCCAGCTGGGTGGTTGCAAAGGGATGGGTGCTGCATGCCCCAGCACACAGGCTGCTCCGAGCCTGCTGCTGGCAAGGCTGCCTGCTCCTTACTAAAGGGTGTTGGAGGTTCCCCCCATGGCAACACCTCCTTAGTCCCCGAAGCCAGCAGGATCTGAACACCCAGATGTGACACCGGGTATGCACTGGCCGATCAAGTGCCAAAGGCCAGATGCTTTTGCCAAGGTTAGTAGCAATGTGGCTGTTCTCAGGATTTAGCACCCTTGAAGAGATGTACAGGGATGTTGCCTTAGCATCAAAGGAGGGAAAGCCTCTAGAATTAAAAAtctttacttaaaataaataatttattagtgAAAAAAACCTTGACCTTCCCTTTTCCAAAACCACACAGCCACGGGGCAGAATGGGCACAGGGGGCTACAAAATGTCACCCCCCCGATTCTCACAGGTGCCCCTTGGGTCCCTGCTGCCCACATGAGGCTCAGCTGCTTGTGATTACagggtgctgccagcagcttcAGGTTCCTGTGATTGAGTTGCTGTCAGCCTATtacctcccctcccagcttgtgTAACAGgtagagagaagggaaaatgcTCTGTGGTCTTGGGTTGGCAGATGGGCAGTGCCTGGGTCTGTCTGTAGCCGaatcccctctcctgcctgtgaACTGGCTGTGCTGAAGGATCAAGAGCAGGATGACTTTTCCCGCTTGCTTTCTCGCAGCCCAAGAAGTGCAGGGTGCGTTTAACCCCTGCTGCGGTATTTCTACATGCTTTGCTGTAATCTCCAGAATATACGATCTCCTCTAAACAATATCTGCAGCACTCCTGGCCCTGGCAGTGTCCTGTGACTGCTGCGTCTGCCTGCGAGGAGCAGCACGGAGCCCAGTGAGAGAGGTGAGGCAGCTTTCTATGTTCACGTTAATGCTGGCACCTGACGAAGGCGGGTTTGGTGGCTGGTGCTGCTGATGTGCTCTGTGAGGGGTTTTTTGCAGCAGAGTGTGAATGTCAGCTTCCTCGCAGGCTGTGTTTCTACAGTGTAAATGCAAGACAGATGTAGGGGAGACTTTGAGAGGGTTTTTCTTATGCTATAGCTGCTTACTATTGCTGGAGACCTGAAAATATGCTTCAGGGATGAAAGTGGAGATGCAAAGAAGGACAGGGGAGGGGAATGCTTCTTCCACCCCCTGCTATTGATTTTTGGTATGCTATATACAAAGCTGAATATTTAGCATGAATGGATGTGAAGGAATCAGATATTGCCCATGCAGTGTACATGGTGCAGGCACAAATGTCCCTGAAGCCCTGCAAAATCGTGTTTTGCTTTCTCGACTTGCTGCCTGTCCAAAATCCTTCTCTGGAAACCCAGCAGTGGTGCAGAGTGGTGTGAGGGCATCATGAGGGGACTTAGCTGATAACATATCCTAAATGGAGGGGGTGTGTGGCATGAAAGAGAGAGCCTGAAAGGAGAGGCAGTTTGAGTGCAGATGCAGCAAACACAAAGCCTCTGTCCAGGCAGAAGTGTGATTTTTCTGGGGGGAGAGTATTTTTTGCACTGGGGGTCTTGTACTTTCTCACTTTAGCGGGTGCAAGTCTGGGCTTTGTGCTGGGCTTTCTGGCAAAACTGCCTGAAAGTAGATAGCAAAATATGCTGTGTGCAAGCTGTGAGCAAGCTGTGAGCCTCAGCCTGCCAGCGCTGGGCACATGGTGCCCAGCTCCACAGTGCTCATTCTCCAGGGTCCAGCCAGGCACACCCAGGAGATTGGCCTTGTTAACGTGGAAGATGAAGATGGAACTTGAGCCCTCTTGATGAGCTTCTTTTTTTAGATATAAACTCAGTGCTTCAAGGCTCAGGTAGAATGTCCAATTTTGTCACTAATGCGTTTCACAGTGTTGAAAGAGAAAGCATGATTCTTCTGTGCCTCCTCTCGTGCTGCTTGTAGCAATTACTGACCGTATCAGTGTTCTCCTCCTGTACCTATCAGTGTAACTCTCATGTACTAGATATTCatacaggggagaaaaaaataatttggggaAGCTGATTCTGCCACAGCTGTGAAATGTGGCACCGTGACGCTCGCCAAGGCCCCATGCTGAGCTATCAGCAGGCTGCCTAGCAGGCAGCCTGGAACAGCTGGGCACCAAGAGTCAGGGGGAAACATCATTTTTCAAGCAGAGTCacatttgttttgtaaaatagCAGCATCACTTGCTGTGAGGTCTGGCCACACTGCCCCCACCTAACTCCCTAGAGACCCTGCTGTCAAAGCACGCTTTCCTACATATCAGCCCAGTTTCACTACTTCAGTCCATAAATTCTGTTTACTTGTAAAGAAGTTAAGAGCACAAGTAGTCGTCTCCTTGCAAGGAGTTATTCAGATTGCTGGTGCCCCTCTTGCACCAGCCACACAAATCCATTCTCTGCAACTTGTGTGAAAACATAGTGTGACTgccaagaaaagcagaaatcccTAGTTAGGTCCTGTGTGGCTAGTAGAGATGAAAATCCTTCGCACTAGCTCTTGAAGCAGCATAATAACTGAAGCCCACTGGGCTTTTAAGCATGCTGGGGTTCTCTCTGGCTTAGGTGAGATGATCGCCTGCAGTTGGGTTGAGCTGTGTTTTCAACGTGGTCCTGCAGCTCTGTGGCTTTGGGACCAGGGCCAGCCCCAGCTCACGGCTCCCACTGGAGGTAGTAGTACCTGCAGGCACCAGACTGCCGAAACACTGCCATCTGTAACAGGGCCCTCAGCGCCCTAAAGCCGCTCACGCCACGTTGCTGCCCGTCGTGGTGGTGTGGGTCCCAGGGTTCTGTGCAGTGCCTCGTGCCTGGCCAGTGCAAGCCTCATCCCCCGTCCCTTGCCTTGGGTGGCCCAGTGCCACCCAAGGTGCTCACCTGCCACGGCAGTGACATTGTCGCCTGGATGCAAGCAGTGTGCTGCCGTCACTACCCATTTTTCATTGATTATGGATGCGCCGCAGAAGCCCACACCATGGCTGTTCACCAGATAAACCTGTGGGAGCAGAAGGAAATCACGCCTGTGGGTTTGTGTAAATCAGTGGGGAAGAAGAATGGGATGCAGGGGTTTTGTCTGGCTGTAGGACAGGCTGCGTTTAGGTCATATGGACCCAGTGCCGCCAGAGATGCTGCTCCTAGGGGAGTGCCTGCCCCTCCATCACCCCCTGTGTTGCAGAGGGTGGCCAACACCGCCTCGCATACATGTTAGTGCCCTGTTGACTTTGCCTTCCTttgctgccaggctgggagggcaggcagccccaAACATAAACCTCAGCGTAAAACTCAGAGCATCTGAAATACAAGCACTTCCACACGTATCTCCTAAAAGTGTTTTGCCAGTGACTAGATCTTACCTAGCTAACTAGGGACAAAATCTTAACTAGCCATTTCATGTGGGCATCTGCCTGCCTCAGCAATTACGGGGCACAAGCCAGGATGTCCCTTATGCTAAAACTTCAAATTAAATTGATCAGCTGACCCAGTGGACTGTGTTTAAAAGGATTTCTTGATAATTCACCCATTTCGTTCCTTTCATGCAGTGTGGCTTGTCACTGCCTATCTGCCTCGTACTTCCAACATATTTACTGTTTGCTGCCTCGTCAGGCAGAGCCGGCTGCATTTTAAGGAGCTCCATGTGCATAAGGAAGTGGATGAGGCTCGCCCACAGTGATGAACCAGAGTGCCTCCACACTTGCAGCCCTCCCCGTCCCCAGCGTCCCGTGTGAGCTCTGCCCCAGGCAGAGAAAGAGATTTGCCATTCCTAAAATCTCatctgaatttattattttccactCTCAGCCACTGAGATTTCTGTGCTCACCAAAGCCAGAGTAGAATTTAAGGGCAGTAGATGACTTTGACAAAGATCCAAGCTGGGAGCTAACTTTCCTTTTGACACAGATTTAAAAGTATTTGCAGAGCGGTGGGTTGAAAGATATTTCTTTGCAGCCCCCCCTCACCTGTGATGTCACTTTTGGTGAGGTAGAGAGGACTAGGATGTTGCAAGAAGGATGTGGGCTTGGATAAAGAAAGAGCAGCTGGATTTGGTAGATGTCATACAAGGACAGATCCTGTGTTGATATAATTTATCATGGATCTGTTGAAACCGATGGAGCCAAAAATGGAGCTGCATTGTTCCTTGCAAAGCTCCCCTCCCTCAGCCTTTTGCTTAATCTTGGTAAATTCTTGGACTTCTGGGGGATCCGTTGCTATAGCTCAAACCTGGACCCTTTGTGCCCCACCAGATAAAGCTGCTGTGACTCTGACTTCTAGCTTTTTTGCCAGGGTAGTCCCCCAGCCAGGTAAGTTTTGTTGCTGTGTACAGAAAGAAGTTGTGTTCCTGTTAGACTTGAGATCTATTGCTAAACTAACCTCAGCGACAGGCTTTGGGTATGTAGAAGTAAGATGACCCTGCATTTGGAAGGAAATGAATAGACAGAGCGATTACTGGGGTTACAGGAGAGCTGTAGAAATAGCCAGTACCTGCCAGGGCACCTCGCCTCTCAAGCTGTCTGATCCACCAACAACCCGGGTGCCCGTCTTAATTATCGGTGCGATTTTCGTGGTGGCGGCAGTGCTGGTTTCTGTGATGTTGTCCGGCACCTCGTCATGAGCATCGTTGTGGTCATCGTCGGTGATGGTCCAGTGCTCAAAGGTGTTTATGGCTCGGGTGAGCTTGCTCTTCACTTCAGGGGCCGTGATCCTCCCACAGGGATATGGCACTGGGAGAGAAACATGGTTACGACTGGTTGTGCGTCATGCTGAGTTACAGCAATTGAAGGAGCAGATGAGGAGGCAAATGCTGCCTCACCTCAGCACCCAGTTCGGGACTGACATGGGAGACTCAGGGCCATGGGCAGACTTGTGCGTTCTCCATGCAAACAGATGCCTGTGCCTttgagcagcactgcaggtaaTAGTTAAGAGTAGCAAAAGCATAAATTGATTCTAGGCTTTAGAAATCTAATTCTGAACcgcttttaaaaagaagaaagcttgtGAGAGAGAGTGCATGTCTGACGGGATGGTGCAGCTGTGCCTTTATTTCGCAGGATGCTGAGGTGCGTGCCTGAGAGGCTTGCTGCGGCAGGCAGCCGGGCACTTGGCTGACATTTCCACAGCAAGTAACTCCAGTACAATAAAAGtccagctgggagagggcaggaaATAATATCTGCCAATTGTACAGATAATCCTGTTTGGCACCAAGGTGAGGAAAACATTAATAAACTCTAGAAAGAGTTGTAGATTTCCTCTGTTAATGAAGATCTCATCTGTAGGCTCATTTCAGACACGCTCTTCCCATTTCTCTCCTACGCAGTGTGTCGAATTCCTGCTGATTGTGGCAGTCAAAATAGTAAATAGCATCAGGCATTGTCTTCCATCTGAAAAGTTTTCGACAGTACTGTGCAAATAAACATTAGTATAAAATCAGATGTAAGTCTGGtctactgagatttttttttaacagtctgCTTTAGGAATGGGGCTTAAACAAGTGTTGAGTGATGGAAAGTGCTACCTGTGAGGTTAGGCTAGGAAATAAAGGTTTCAGAGCCAACAAAAGCTAAGCTTCTGCAGGAAGGGCAATTACCCATCCTGAAAGATGATCTTATTGCTAACAGTAAAACTTTCTGGTCCAGTGAAAGTGATACAGCATGTTAGGCAACACAGGCCTGAGCTCTTAACAATCTCTGTTAACAGTAAGACTCCCAGCCTAAGATACTTCCTACACTGATTGCTGAAAGTCAGCACTTTAGGAGCTCAAAGCATTCATAGCTGTAGCTAATCAGACCTTCAGAAACTAACTCACCTGTGTGGGTACCTAGCTTAGGTGTGCAAATCTGTTACTCTCAGGTGTTAGAAATATGATAGCATCAAATGTTAAATTGACCTTAgatgacaaaatatttctgtactcAGTCTCCTCTTTTCTCTGCCAGATGTGCTTCTGAGATGTTCATGCCCAATTAACTTGCTATGTTGTGGTGGGTTGGTGTCAGTAACTACACGTCACTGTAGTTAGAGGTATTATAGC
Coding sequences:
- the F9 gene encoding coagulation factor IX, translating into MANIPLLLFICLLGACLCAENAVFIENKEASSVLSRQKRANSNRLEEVIPGNLKRECIEEKCSFEEAREVFENTEKTMEFWKTYIDGDQCEPNPCKNGAVCKDAVGSYMCWCPPGYDGRNCEIDFTCAIKNGGCKHFCRHNPLKKVVCSCADGYRLHEDGKSCEPTVPYPCGRITAPEVKSKLTRAINTFEHWTITDDDHNDAHDEVPDNITETSTAATTKIAPIIKTGTRVVGGSDSLRGEVPWQVYLVNSHGVGFCGASIINEKWVVTAAHCLHPGDNVTAVAGEYNTNEEDGMEQRRKVVKILPHPTYNAMINKHHNDIALLELDQPFSFNSYVTPICIGSRNFTNTLLKHGIGTVSGWGSMLFRGRPATILQVLKVPFVDRPTCLTSTSTTILKNMFCAGLSTGGGDTCGGDSGGPYTTEIEGTWFLTGITSWGEECAKPGKYGIYTKVSDYVKWIKETTRLT